In the genome of Streptomyces pactum, one region contains:
- a CDS encoding PaaX family transcriptional regulator C-terminal domain-containing protein, with product MNEQTATDGPGPGAGNEGAGRAEVPGAPVTRPLTARSVVLSTLLGHHPPQLPARALVRVGALFGTAEGTVRTALTRMVAAGDLEHHRGVYRLTDRLLARQARQDDSRAPRTRRWHGGWEIAVVTSERRPAAERGALRSAMAELRMAELREGTWLRPDNLVRARPAAAAEQCTWLTGGPEDDPAALAGRLWDLDGWARQARALLTGMDRAPGPAERFAVAAAILRLLLTDPVLPARLLPADWPGAELRARYDDFERELRALLHRHTGG from the coding sequence ATGAACGAGCAGACCGCAACCGACGGCCCGGGCCCCGGCGCCGGCAACGAGGGCGCCGGCCGCGCCGAGGTTCCCGGCGCGCCGGTCACCCGGCCGCTGACCGCACGCTCGGTGGTGCTCAGCACCCTGCTCGGCCACCATCCGCCGCAGCTGCCGGCCCGGGCGCTGGTACGGGTGGGCGCCCTCTTCGGCACCGCGGAGGGCACGGTGCGGACCGCGCTCACCCGCATGGTCGCGGCCGGTGACCTGGAGCACCACCGGGGCGTGTACCGGCTCACCGACCGGCTGCTGGCCCGGCAGGCCCGGCAGGACGACAGCCGGGCCCCGCGCACCCGCCGCTGGCACGGCGGCTGGGAGATCGCGGTGGTCACCTCCGAGCGCCGCCCGGCCGCCGAGCGCGGCGCGCTGCGCTCGGCAATGGCGGAGCTGCGGATGGCCGAACTGCGCGAGGGGACCTGGCTGCGGCCGGACAACCTGGTACGGGCCCGGCCGGCCGCGGCGGCCGAGCAGTGCACCTGGCTGACCGGGGGACCGGAGGACGACCCGGCCGCGCTCGCCGGCCGGCTGTGGGACCTGGACGGCTGGGCCCGCCAGGCCCGCGCCCTGCTGACCGGGATGGACCGGGCACCGGGGCCGGCCGAGCGGTTCGCGGTCGCCGCGGCGATCCTGCGGCTGCTCCTCACCGACCCGGTGCTGCCCGCCCGGCTGCTGCCCGCCGACTGGCCGGGCGCCGAACTGCGCGCCCGCTACGACGACT